One window from the genome of Myxococcus fulvus encodes:
- a CDS encoding PAS domain-containing sensor histidine kinase produces the protein MGDNHDHLLNSNDGVITYSRRDRAGRDTEDQLRLLIASVSDYAILTLDVEGHIASWNLGAERIKGYRADEILGQHFSRFYPPEDIAWGKPAWELESAVRLGRFEDEGWRVRKDGTRFWANVVITALFDESGELRGFGKVTRDFTQRKHAEETRELERLREALRARDEFLSVASHELKTPLTPLQLKLTAMKRIAETHPQALLADGRLSRELASASSQVRKLADLIDDLLDVSRINVGRLTVEPERMDLSALLRDIASRYAPQAHVAGCRLDVDAPEPLEGTWDRRRLEQAVTNLVTNAIKYGAGKPIFLSARAADTEAVITVRDEGIGIAPTQQRRIFERFVRAVSERNYGGMGLGLFITHQIVEAHAGTIDVESELGRGSVFTLRIPREALLAKVGPTAKPAP, from the coding sequence TTGGGCGACAACCACGACCACCTTCTGAACTCGAACGACGGGGTCATCACCTACTCGCGGAGGGACCGTGCCGGGCGGGACACGGAGGACCAGCTCCGCCTGCTCATCGCGAGCGTCTCCGACTACGCCATCCTCACGCTGGACGTGGAGGGCCACATCGCGAGCTGGAACCTGGGCGCCGAGCGCATCAAGGGCTACCGGGCCGACGAAATCCTGGGCCAGCACTTCAGCCGCTTCTATCCCCCCGAGGACATCGCCTGGGGCAAGCCCGCCTGGGAGCTGGAGTCCGCCGTCCGGCTGGGCCGCTTCGAGGACGAGGGCTGGCGGGTGCGCAAGGACGGCACCCGGTTCTGGGCCAACGTGGTCATCACCGCCCTGTTCGACGAGAGCGGGGAGCTGCGGGGCTTCGGCAAGGTGACGCGGGACTTCACCCAGCGAAAGCACGCCGAGGAGACGCGGGAGCTGGAGCGGCTGCGCGAGGCCCTGCGGGCGCGCGACGAGTTCCTCTCCGTGGCCTCGCATGAGCTGAAGACGCCGCTGACGCCGCTGCAACTGAAGCTCACCGCCATGAAGCGCATCGCGGAGACCCACCCCCAGGCGCTCCTGGCGGACGGCAGACTGTCGCGCGAGCTGGCCTCGGCGAGCAGCCAGGTGCGCAAGCTGGCGGACCTCATCGATGACCTGCTGGATGTCTCGCGCATCAACGTGGGCCGGCTCACGGTGGAGCCCGAGCGCATGGACCTGTCCGCGCTCCTGCGCGACATCGCCAGCCGCTACGCGCCCCAGGCCCACGTCGCGGGCTGCCGGCTGGACGTGGACGCGCCCGAGCCGCTCGAAGGGACGTGGGACCGGCGACGGCTGGAGCAGGCCGTGACGAACCTGGTCACCAACGCCATCAAGTACGGCGCGGGCAAGCCCATCTTCCTGAGCGCGAGGGCGGCGGACACCGAGGCCGTCATCACCGTGCGGGACGAGGGCATCGGCATCGCCCCCACCCAGCAGCGCCGCATCTTCGAGCGCTTCGTGCGCGCGGTGTCCGAGCGCAACTACGGCGGCATGGGCCTGGGGCTCTTCATCACCCACCAGATTGTCGAGGCGCACGCGGGCACCATCGACGTGGAGAGCGAGCTGGGGCGCGGCTCCGTCTTCACGCTGAGGATTCCCCGCGAGGCGCTGCTCGCCAAGGTGGGCCCCACCGCGAAGCCCGCGCCCTGA
- a CDS encoding M56 family metallopeptidase produces MSPTWLMEEGARALTVWLAQGVWQASLVALLAAAALWLLRGRSARLRYAVGCLALAALVLAPVGSLLLSSPEAAKGDAASGAVEVAPSGLEASRTEAPPAGERVFVPQAAVSGDVLGQWPLALGGLWLLGACVGLARLFVSGWRTSRRLVRPATPVSSALSLTVSRVSERLGLRRPVRTLESPLAPSPLVLGVVRPVLVLPQGVGERLSSAQLESVLAHELAHVRRHDTAVNLLQCLVETLFFFHPAARWLSAQVRLEREHCCDDVAVGFCGNVRLYSGALLGLEELRQSGPALVLGAGSHPLAARVRRLLGRTPVEAPRGSGWARRVASVMGVLAISCVAWAWEAPASAPRAGKGMLAAGMCSRPVYPKDFTAIATHVNGDRTLRHRLFVSRCGRIRLEDATGASVYTLLFDVGTGESAMMNAREHTYETHWGEKEPGLPLHLPGGCSSQGPGCERQAEEAVAGRRAQRWHRVHSAHDTVTRWMDLELGYPIREESELFGTLTLSDIRLVEHGATLFTLPSDYRAATAP; encoded by the coding sequence ATGAGCCCGACCTGGCTGATGGAGGAGGGCGCCCGGGCGCTCACGGTGTGGCTGGCCCAGGGCGTGTGGCAGGCGAGCCTCGTCGCGCTGCTCGCGGCTGCGGCGCTGTGGCTCCTGCGCGGTCGCTCGGCGCGACTGCGCTACGCGGTGGGGTGTCTGGCGTTGGCGGCCCTGGTGCTCGCGCCGGTGGGCTCGCTGCTGCTGTCGTCTCCGGAGGCCGCGAAGGGGGACGCGGCCTCGGGCGCCGTCGAGGTGGCCCCGTCCGGGCTCGAGGCGTCACGGACGGAGGCGCCGCCCGCGGGTGAGCGCGTCTTCGTGCCCCAGGCGGCGGTTTCCGGTGACGTCCTCGGGCAGTGGCCCCTCGCGCTCGGCGGGCTCTGGCTCCTGGGTGCGTGCGTGGGGCTGGCGCGGCTGTTCGTGAGCGGGTGGCGCACGTCGCGGCGGCTGGTGCGGCCGGCGACGCCCGTGTCCTCGGCGCTGAGCCTGACGGTGTCGCGCGTCTCGGAGCGGCTGGGGCTGCGGCGTCCGGTGCGCACGCTCGAGTCCCCGCTCGCGCCGTCCCCGCTGGTGCTGGGCGTGGTGCGTCCGGTGCTGGTGTTGCCCCAGGGCGTGGGGGAGCGCCTGTCGTCCGCGCAGCTGGAGTCGGTGCTGGCGCACGAGCTGGCCCACGTGCGTCGCCACGACACCGCCGTCAACCTCCTGCAGTGCCTGGTGGAGACGCTGTTCTTCTTCCACCCGGCGGCGCGGTGGCTGTCCGCGCAGGTGCGGCTGGAGCGCGAGCACTGCTGTGACGACGTGGCGGTGGGCTTCTGCGGCAACGTGCGGCTGTACTCCGGCGCGCTGCTGGGGCTCGAGGAGCTGCGGCAGTCGGGGCCGGCGCTGGTGCTCGGCGCGGGCAGCCATCCGCTCGCGGCCAGGGTGCGTCGACTTCTGGGACGCACGCCGGTGGAGGCGCCGCGCGGGAGCGGGTGGGCCCGGCGCGTGGCCAGCGTGATGGGAGTGCTGGCCATCTCCTGCGTGGCCTGGGCGTGGGAGGCTCCGGCGAGCGCACCCCGTGCCGGCAAGGGCATGCTCGCGGCGGGGATGTGCTCACGCCCCGTGTACCCGAAGGACTTCACCGCCATCGCCACCCACGTGAATGGGGACCGCACGCTGCGCCACCGGCTCTTCGTCTCGCGCTGCGGTCGCATCCGGCTGGAGGACGCCACGGGCGCGTCCGTGTACACGCTCCTCTTCGACGTGGGCACGGGGGAGAGCGCGATGATGAATGCCCGCGAGCACACCTACGAGACCCACTGGGGCGAGAAGGAGCCGGGCCTCCCGCTGCACCTGCCCGGAGGCTGCTCGTCACAGGGCCCGGGCTGCGAGCGCCAGGCGGAGGAGGCGGTGGCGGGACGTCGTGCGCAGCGCTGGCACCGCGTGCACTCGGCCCATGACACCGTGACGCGGTGGATGGACCTGGAGCTGGGCTATCCCATCCGCGAGGAGTCCGAGCTGTTCGGCACCCTGACGCTGTCGGACATCCGGCTGGTGGAGCACGGCGCCACGCTCTTCACCCTCCCGAGCGACTACCGGGCGGCGACGGCGCCATAG
- a CDS encoding fimbrial biogenesis chaperone: MHPRLSSWARHIRWWASWLLALPVPGLAASVEVNPVRLELVGGARGVVVTVKNLGDETTRFQASMHTWAQDETGRMSLEPTQEVFFFPSMLTLEPGESRPIRVGISSAPRDTERTFRLIVEELPPFGPVPPSMGLKILTRVSVPVFVAPQHKDLQARVEEVDLRQSRFHFRVKNPGTVSFFIRQARVRGLDEKGQRLVEKEEAGWYVLSGGSRVFALETPVEQCQRIRSLEVEVETDQGVFRQSSPVKASVPCVPPTVP; this comes from the coding sequence ATGCATCCGCGTCTGTCTTCCTGGGCCCGCCACATCCGCTGGTGGGCGTCGTGGCTCCTCGCGCTGCCCGTCCCGGGGCTCGCCGCCTCCGTCGAGGTCAACCCCGTGCGCCTGGAGCTCGTCGGCGGCGCCCGTGGGGTGGTGGTGACGGTGAAGAACCTGGGCGACGAGACCACGCGCTTCCAGGCGTCCATGCACACGTGGGCCCAGGACGAGACCGGCCGCATGAGCCTCGAGCCGACCCAGGAGGTGTTCTTCTTCCCGTCGATGTTGACGTTGGAGCCGGGGGAGTCCCGCCCCATCCGGGTGGGCATCTCCTCGGCTCCCCGGGACACGGAGCGCACCTTCCGGCTCATCGTGGAGGAGCTGCCCCCCTTCGGCCCGGTGCCACCGAGCATGGGCCTGAAGATACTCACCCGCGTCTCGGTGCCGGTGTTCGTCGCGCCCCAGCACAAGGACCTCCAGGCCCGCGTGGAGGAGGTGGACCTGCGCCAGTCGCGGTTCCACTTCCGGGTGAAGAACCCGGGCACCGTCAGCTTCTTCATCCGCCAGGCGCGCGTGCGAGGGCTGGATGAGAAGGGCCAGCGGCTGGTGGAGAAGGAGGAGGCCGGCTGGTACGTGCTGTCGGGCGGCTCGCGCGTCTTCGCCCTGGAGACGCCGGTGGAGCAGTGCCAGCGCATCCGCTCGCTGGAGGTGGAGGTGGAGACGGACCAGGGCGTCTTCCGCCAGTCCTCCCCCGTGAAGGCCTCCGTCCCCTGCGTGCCGCCCACCGTCCCATGA
- the pru gene encoding fruiting body development fimbrial-like coat protein PRU, translated as MKAIRSTLAAATAAAAVFTATGADAATATANLTVTATVASACTINSGTLNFGNYDPVVINSAGGIDLLGTGTLTVQCTLLSTAVVTLGQGTHAATGSTDAVPRRRMRNTNSNDHLAYDLYQDLARLVVWGNTAGTGLPYIGTGLSTPVIVYGTVPRGQVVPSGTYNDTVVATITF; from the coding sequence ATGAAAGCCATTCGAAGCACCCTCGCCGCCGCCACCGCCGCCGCGGCTGTCTTCACCGCCACGGGCGCCGACGCCGCCACCGCCACCGCGAACCTCACCGTGACGGCCACCGTCGCGTCCGCGTGCACCATCAACTCCGGCACGCTCAACTTCGGCAACTACGACCCGGTGGTCATCAACTCCGCGGGCGGCATCGACCTGCTCGGCACCGGCACGCTGACGGTGCAGTGCACCCTGCTGAGCACCGCCGTGGTGACGCTGGGCCAGGGCACCCACGCCGCCACGGGCTCGACGGACGCGGTGCCGCGCCGCCGCATGCGCAACACCAACTCCAATGACCACCTGGCCTATGACCTCTACCAGGACCTGGCGCGCCTGGTGGTCTGGGGCAACACCGCGGGCACGGGCCTGCCGTACATCGGCACGGGCCTGTCCACGCCAGTGATTGTCTACGGCACGGTGCCGCGCGGACAGGTCGTCCCGTCCGGCACGTACAACGACACCGTCGTCGCCACCATCACCTTCTGA
- a CDS encoding isovaleryl-CoA dehydrogenase, translating to MSSSAPLAPTFATHEVTNQAPPLVYDAWKTDVPLREAVHREGGGWAEADIAKYGPLVGGELMQQGFLANENKPKFKPFDRYGNRLDEVEFHPAYHRIMEAAITHGIPNFAWRHEQTPGAHVARMALSYLHNQADQGTSCPLTMTYACVPTFRHHPGLAQQWLPRVTAASYDSRFIPSEKKTGVTIGMGMTEKQGGSDVRSNTTRAHRLGEKGPGNPYSLVGHKFFFSAPMSDAFFVLAQAEGGLSCFLLPRFTPDGERNAIRIQRLKDKLGDWSNASSEVEFQGAVAWMVGEEGRGVATILEMVALTRQDCMIGSSSLMRQALVQAIHHTRHRKAFGRRLVDQPLMLNVLADLALESEAHTVLTARVARAVDAGPRDEREAAFARMATAVGKYWVCKRAPVFVNEAQECLGGAGYVEESNLPRLYRQAPLNSIWEGSGNIQCLDVLRAATREPASREALFQELMTAQGGHPAFDAELARISKDFADTATLEGRSRFVVERLALALQASLLLRAGNSQVADTFCETRLGGAHGACFGTLPAHAPLKALVERAFGEDASA from the coding sequence ATGAGTTCTTCCGCCCCCCTCGCGCCCACCTTCGCCACCCATGAAGTCACCAATCAGGCGCCGCCCCTGGTCTACGACGCCTGGAAGACCGACGTGCCCCTGCGTGAGGCCGTCCACCGCGAGGGCGGCGGCTGGGCGGAGGCGGACATCGCGAAGTACGGCCCGCTGGTGGGCGGCGAGCTGATGCAGCAGGGCTTCCTCGCCAACGAGAACAAGCCGAAGTTCAAGCCCTTCGACCGCTATGGAAACCGGCTGGACGAGGTGGAGTTCCATCCCGCCTACCACCGCATCATGGAAGCGGCCATCACCCACGGCATCCCCAACTTCGCCTGGCGTCACGAGCAGACGCCCGGGGCGCACGTGGCGCGCATGGCGCTGTCCTATCTGCACAACCAGGCGGACCAGGGCACCAGCTGTCCGTTGACGATGACGTACGCGTGCGTGCCCACCTTCCGTCACCACCCGGGGCTGGCCCAGCAGTGGCTGCCGCGCGTCACCGCGGCATCGTACGACTCGCGCTTCATCCCGTCGGAGAAGAAGACGGGCGTCACCATCGGCATGGGCATGACGGAGAAGCAGGGCGGCTCCGACGTGCGCAGCAACACCACGCGCGCCCACCGGCTGGGGGAGAAGGGGCCCGGCAATCCGTACTCACTGGTGGGGCACAAGTTCTTCTTCTCCGCGCCCATGAGCGACGCCTTCTTCGTGCTGGCCCAGGCCGAGGGCGGCCTGTCGTGCTTCCTCTTGCCGCGCTTCACGCCGGACGGTGAGCGCAACGCCATCCGCATCCAGCGGCTCAAGGACAAGCTGGGCGACTGGAGCAACGCCAGCTCGGAGGTGGAGTTCCAGGGCGCGGTGGCCTGGATGGTGGGCGAGGAGGGCCGCGGCGTGGCGACCATCCTGGAGATGGTGGCCCTCACCCGGCAGGACTGCATGATTGGCTCCAGCAGCCTGATGCGCCAGGCGCTGGTGCAGGCCATCCACCACACCCGCCACCGCAAGGCGTTCGGCCGCAGGCTCGTCGACCAGCCGCTGATGCTCAACGTGCTGGCGGACCTGGCGCTCGAGTCGGAGGCCCACACGGTGCTGACGGCGCGCGTGGCCCGGGCCGTGGACGCGGGGCCCCGCGACGAGCGCGAGGCGGCCTTCGCCCGCATGGCCACCGCGGTGGGCAAGTACTGGGTGTGCAAGCGCGCGCCCGTCTTCGTCAACGAGGCCCAGGAGTGCCTGGGCGGCGCCGGCTACGTCGAGGAGTCCAACCTGCCCCGGCTCTACCGCCAGGCGCCCCTCAACTCCATCTGGGAGGGCAGCGGCAACATCCAGTGCCTGGACGTGCTGCGCGCGGCCACCCGCGAGCCGGCCAGCCGCGAGGCCCTGTTCCAGGAGCTGATGACGGCGCAGGGCGGCCACCCGGCGTTCGACGCGGAGCTGGCCCGCATCTCCAAGGACTTCGCGGACACGGCCACGCTGGAGGGCCGCTCGCGCTTCGTCGTCGAGCGGCTGGCCCTGGCGCTCCAGGCCTCGCTGCTGCTGCGAGCCGGCAACAGTCAGGTCGCCGACACCTTCTGCGAGACGCGGCTGGGCGGCGCTCACGGTGCCTGCTTCGGGACGCTGCCCGCCCACGCGCCCCTCAAGGCCCTGGTGGAGCGCGCCTTCGGCGAGGACGCCTCGGCCTGA
- a CDS encoding Csu type fimbrial protein, giving the protein MSRRGEALGVGALVLAGLCLLAPGQARATCQIRSVVGLNFATYTPIAPLPLDTAGSVTYQCLLQLTPMTIDLSPGHSGTHANRHMRGPSSNTLSYNLYVDAARLLVWGNGTSGTSRYGPVIPILALDVTVPIYGRIPAQQSVPAGAYSDTLVMTMTF; this is encoded by the coding sequence ATGAGTCGTCGAGGTGAGGCCCTGGGAGTGGGGGCGTTGGTGCTGGCGGGCCTGTGTCTGCTCGCGCCGGGGCAGGCGCGGGCGACATGTCAGATTCGGAGCGTGGTGGGACTGAACTTCGCCACCTACACGCCCATCGCCCCGCTCCCGCTCGACACCGCGGGGAGCGTCACCTACCAGTGCCTGCTGCAGCTCACGCCGATGACCATCGACCTGAGCCCGGGGCACTCGGGCACCCACGCGAACCGGCACATGCGAGGCCCCTCCTCCAACACGCTCTCGTACAACCTCTACGTGGACGCGGCGCGGCTGCTCGTCTGGGGCAACGGCACGTCGGGGACCTCCCGCTACGGGCCGGTCATCCCCATCCTGGCGCTGGACGTCACCGTCCCCATCTACGGGCGCATCCCCGCCCAGCAGAGCGTCCCGGCGGGCGCCTACTCCGACACGCTCGTGATGACGATGACCTTCTGA
- a CDS encoding BlaI/MecI/CopY family transcriptional regulator: MTTEAIPTEVELAILGVLWKRGPCTVRDVHEALGREDGKSAGYTTTLKQLQVMSAKGLVSRDESSRSHVYAASINESRTKRQLVKDLLERVFGGASGELAVQALSLKPASKEELEDLRQLLDEGKGGKR, encoded by the coding sequence ATGACGACAGAAGCCATTCCCACGGAAGTCGAGCTCGCCATCCTGGGCGTGCTCTGGAAGCGCGGTCCCTGCACCGTGCGAGACGTGCACGAAGCGCTGGGGCGAGAGGACGGCAAGAGCGCCGGCTACACCACCACGCTCAAGCAGCTCCAGGTGATGTCGGCCAAGGGGCTGGTGAGCCGTGACGAGAGCTCGCGCAGCCACGTGTACGCGGCGAGCATCAATGAGTCGCGCACCAAGCGCCAGCTGGTGAAGGACCTGCTGGAGCGCGTCTTCGGGGGCGCGTCGGGTGAGCTCGCGGTGCAGGCGCTGTCGCTCAAGCCCGCGTCGAAGGAAGAGCTCGAGGACCTGCGTCAGCTGCTGGACGAGGGCAAGGGGGGCAAGCGATGA
- a CDS encoding fimbria/pilus outer membrane usher protein, translated as MSRPTSKWGWAALALMLAPHGGGARAVEPATVQAPIVVGLTLNGVPRGDVFPRLRGKDVLLPVSALEAAGVDLGRLGAGVERIDGQGYVSLESLGANARFHLDERTTELVCELPAWAFVTTRVNLSPSAPPGYALTGSPSAFINYAAHARNTRVSLFGETGASLGRVLVTTQARWNPGSTPLRGLSQLTVDFPEFMLRAIAGEATGYGGVLGGGAVVAGAHVLRSFELNPYFVRNPVQDLAGDVTTPSTLEVYVNNRLVSRSELPPGPYRLENLTVPRGEGTARYVVRDAFGRTREVSAAYSLGAQLLAPGVADYQLSLGVERESLATRSFDYGRPLMLGHFRMGATSWLTPGVRLELSPDLLSTGAVQWLQLPLGELEVSQALSVSERRTGLAAGLGYSLQGRWAGGSLFTRALSPHYANASRAPGAHPRLEAGGSLFVALGSRVSVGGQAAVTRWKGRGWTTWLSASTSAQVMDRAMLSFSASRNQESRGPSALEGMVHLTALLDARTTGTVGHTQGQRGGDTAVDLSRGIPLEGGLGFQVQAQAGQQDRALARVEYETNVGRYAGGAEWREGVLVGAAEVSGGLVALGGRIRATRAVDQGYALVRVEGVEGVGVRLDNHLIGHTDSRGELMVTRLQAYGANRLSLADGDLPLEVYVRTTEKLVAPWRRGGVVLDFQVDSVRAFRGTLVRAGGQAAPAHGELQVVVDGQRFTSPIGWHGEFELVGIPPGRHVALVTHPGGRCLATLEVPSLAGQVINLGTVRCVDESSR; from the coding sequence ATGAGCCGTCCGACATCGAAGTGGGGTTGGGCGGCGCTGGCCCTGATGCTGGCGCCGCACGGGGGAGGCGCGCGCGCGGTGGAGCCCGCCACCGTCCAGGCGCCCATCGTCGTCGGGCTGACGCTCAACGGCGTCCCCCGGGGGGATGTCTTCCCCCGCCTCAGGGGCAAGGACGTGCTGTTGCCCGTCTCCGCGCTGGAGGCGGCGGGCGTCGACCTGGGGCGGCTGGGCGCGGGCGTGGAGCGCATCGACGGGCAGGGCTACGTCTCGCTCGAGTCACTGGGCGCCAACGCGCGCTTCCATCTGGACGAGCGCACCACGGAGCTGGTGTGCGAGCTGCCAGCCTGGGCCTTCGTCACCACGCGGGTGAACCTGAGCCCGTCGGCGCCGCCCGGCTACGCGCTGACGGGCAGCCCCAGCGCGTTCATCAACTACGCGGCCCACGCCCGCAACACGCGCGTCTCGCTGTTCGGCGAGACGGGCGCGTCGCTGGGCCGCGTGCTCGTCACCACCCAGGCGCGCTGGAACCCCGGCTCCACGCCCCTGCGGGGCCTGAGCCAGCTCACGGTGGACTTCCCCGAGTTCATGCTGCGCGCCATCGCCGGCGAGGCCACCGGCTACGGGGGCGTGCTGGGGGGCGGCGCGGTGGTGGCGGGCGCGCACGTGCTGCGCTCGTTCGAGCTCAACCCCTACTTCGTGCGCAACCCGGTGCAGGACCTGGCCGGAGACGTCACCACGCCGTCGACGCTGGAGGTGTACGTCAACAACCGCCTGGTGAGCCGCAGCGAGCTGCCACCGGGCCCCTACCGGCTGGAGAACCTCACCGTGCCCCGGGGCGAGGGCACCGCGCGCTACGTGGTGCGCGACGCCTTCGGGCGCACGCGCGAGGTCAGCGCCGCGTACTCGCTGGGCGCGCAGCTGCTCGCGCCGGGCGTGGCGGACTACCAGTTGTCGCTCGGCGTCGAGCGCGAGTCGCTGGCCACGCGCAGCTTCGACTACGGCCGGCCGCTGATGCTGGGCCACTTCCGGATGGGCGCCACGTCGTGGCTGACGCCGGGCGTGCGGCTGGAGCTGTCGCCGGACCTGCTCAGCACGGGCGCGGTGCAGTGGCTGCAACTGCCGCTGGGGGAGCTGGAGGTGTCGCAGGCGCTGAGCGTCAGCGAGCGGCGCACGGGGCTCGCGGCCGGCCTGGGCTACTCGCTCCAGGGCCGGTGGGCGGGCGGCTCCCTCTTCACGCGGGCGCTCAGCCCCCACTACGCCAACGCGAGCCGCGCGCCGGGGGCGCATCCGAGGCTGGAGGCAGGGGGCTCGCTCTTCGTGGCGCTGGGCAGCCGCGTCAGCGTCGGGGGGCAGGCCGCGGTGACGCGCTGGAAGGGCCGCGGGTGGACGACGTGGCTGAGCGCGTCGACGTCCGCCCAGGTGATGGACCGGGCCATGCTCTCCTTCTCGGCCAGCCGCAACCAGGAGTCCCGGGGCCCCTCCGCGCTGGAGGGCATGGTGCACCTGACGGCCCTCCTGGATGCGAGGACCACGGGCACGGTGGGCCACACGCAGGGACAGCGCGGCGGTGACACGGCGGTGGACCTGTCCCGGGGCATCCCGCTCGAGGGGGGCCTGGGCTTCCAGGTCCAGGCGCAGGCGGGGCAGCAGGACCGGGCGCTCGCGCGCGTCGAGTACGAGACGAACGTGGGCCGCTATGCGGGCGGCGCGGAGTGGCGCGAGGGCGTGCTGGTGGGCGCCGCCGAGGTGTCCGGGGGACTGGTGGCCCTGGGCGGGCGCATCCGCGCCACGCGCGCGGTGGACCAGGGCTACGCGCTGGTGCGCGTGGAGGGCGTGGAGGGCGTGGGCGTGCGGCTGGACAACCACCTCATCGGCCACACGGACTCGCGCGGCGAGTTGATGGTGACGCGGCTGCAGGCGTACGGCGCCAACCGGCTGTCGCTCGCCGACGGGGACCTCCCCCTGGAGGTGTACGTGCGCACCACGGAGAAGCTGGTGGCGCCGTGGCGACGGGGCGGCGTGGTGCTCGACTTCCAGGTGGACTCGGTGCGCGCCTTCCGGGGCACGCTGGTGCGCGCGGGTGGACAGGCCGCGCCCGCACACGGCGAGCTCCAGGTGGTGGTGGACGGACAGCGCTTCACGTCGCCCATCGGCTGGCATGGGGAGTTCGAGCTGGTGGGAATCCCACCTGGACGCCACGTGGCGCTCGTCACCCACCCCGGTGGACGATGCCTCGCGACGCTGGAGGTCCCATCCCTGGCGGGCCAGGTCATCAACCTGGGAACGGTGAGGTGTGTGGATGAGTCGTCGAGGTGA